From a single Chitinophaga sp. Cy-1792 genomic region:
- a CDS encoding OmpA family protein, translating into MIRLEHVVKEEQKMLPVPVKKEITPAEVAVINRPMIFGKLGQIEVPDGAKEQLDSVANILSSYPDVNILIIGHTCDIGSQAANMKVGEARAKAAAAYLVSKGVAASRIETKSEGEAHPLVPNTSEENRRKNRRVTIVLQ; encoded by the coding sequence ATGATAAGGTTGGAACACGTGGTGAAAGAAGAGCAGAAAATGCTGCCGGTGCCAGTTAAGAAAGAAATCACCCCGGCAGAAGTTGCGGTGATCAACCGGCCAATGATATTCGGTAAACTGGGACAGATAGAAGTTCCGGATGGCGCAAAAGAACAACTGGATAGTGTTGCTAACATTTTAAGCAGCTACCCGGATGTGAATATCCTCATCATCGGACATACCTGTGATATTGGTAGTCAGGCGGCCAACATGAAAGTGGGTGAAGCCAGAGCCAAAGCAGCAGCGGCTTACCTGGTCAGCAAAGGGGTGGCGGCTTCCAGGATTGAAACTAAATCTGAAGGAGAAGCCCATCCGCTGGTACCGAATACTTCAGAAGAAAACAGAAGGAAGAACAGAAGGGTAACGATTGTGTTGCAATAA
- a CDS encoding MBG domain-containing protein — MISFLTGTGSIFCSSFTTCSNLIIIANSQSKIYGGSDPALTYTTNGLISGDQLSGILTRDAGENAGQYSIKSG, encoded by the coding sequence GTGATTTCTTTCTTAACTGGCACCGGCAGCATTTTCTGCTCTTCTTTCACCACGTGTTCCAACCTTATCATTATAGCGAATTCACAGTCTAAAATATACGGCGGCAGTGATCCGGCCCTGACTTATACTACAAACGGCCTGATTTCCGGCGATCAACTCTCGGGCATATTAACCAGAGATGCAGGTGAAAACGCCGGACAGTATAGTATTAAAAGCGGATAA
- a CDS encoding M15 family metallopeptidase, producing MMIKLYKSLLLLAAAVTCFITAGAQQIPLNKYGLAVLTDKKQYEQLVKKDNAQELVNLEKYIPGIKKDVRYATTNNFTHQILYPDNNTSIYLRRPAAVALKKVQDILHQQGYGLLIYDAYRPYRCTELMFKIVPNDLYAADPRKGSGHNRGVAVDLSMVDLKTGKPVAMPTDFDDFTFKAHQNYQPKDPTVTANRKLLRDTMKAAGFKGSSTEWWHFYLPDYKKYPLMDIVF from the coding sequence ATGATGATAAAACTTTATAAAAGCCTCCTTTTACTTGCAGCGGCTGTCACCTGTTTCATTACCGCCGGCGCACAACAGATACCGTTGAATAAATACGGCCTGGCAGTGCTGACAGACAAAAAACAATATGAACAGCTGGTGAAGAAAGACAATGCACAGGAACTGGTAAATCTCGAAAAGTATATTCCGGGTATTAAGAAAGATGTGCGTTATGCCACTACCAATAACTTCACCCACCAGATATTATATCCCGACAACAACACGTCGATATATCTACGCCGGCCTGCAGCGGTGGCACTGAAAAAGGTACAGGACATCCTGCACCAGCAAGGTTATGGACTGCTGATATATGACGCATACCGCCCCTATCGCTGTACAGAGCTGATGTTTAAGATCGTCCCGAATGATCTCTATGCTGCCGACCCAAGGAAAGGCTCCGGGCATAACCGCGGCGTAGCCGTAGACCTCAGCATGGTAGACCTGAAAACCGGTAAGCCCGTAGCCATGCCCACCGACTTCGACGATTTTACTTTCAAGGCACACCAGAACTACCAGCCAAAGGACCCAACTGTAACGGCTAACCGCAAATTATTGCGCGATACCATGAAAGCAGCCGGGTTCAAGGGCAGCAGCACCGAGTGGTGGCACTTCTATCTACCTGATTATAAAAAATATCCGCTGATGGATATTGTGTTCTAA